The following proteins are encoded in a genomic region of Enterocloster clostridioformis:
- a CDS encoding RelA/SpoT family protein has translation MANEGTKEKLDIELEAPADFTSPEVLYQDLINTIRKYHPSDDITMIEKAYRIADEAHKEQKRKSGEPYIIHPLCVAIILADLEMDKETIAAGLLHDVVEDTIMTLEQLTKEFGSEVSFLVDGVTKLTQLNWDKDKVEIQADNLRKMFLAMAKDIRVIIIKLADRLHNMRTGQYWKPEKQKEKARETMEIYAPIADRLGISKIKIELDDLSLKFLQPDVYYDLVEKVALRKDTREAFVQEIVDEVKSHMEDAGIEATVGGRVKHFFSIYKKMVNQNKTLDQIYDLFAVRIMVETVKDCYAALGVIHEMYKPIPGRFKDYIAMPKQNMYQSLHTTLIGSNGQPFEIQIRTYEMHRTAEYGIAAHWKYKESGSGQVAAGSAEAKLSWLRQILEWQRDTDDSKEFLSMVKGDLDLFSDSVYCFTPSGDVKTLPSGSTPIDFAYCIHSAVGNKMVGARVNGKLVPIEYVIQNGDQLEIITSQNSKGPSRDWLGIVKSTQAKNKINQWFKSQMKEDNIVRGRDQIERYCKAKGINWSEIGKPEFMEKVMNRYAYKDWDSVLASIGHGGLKEGQVINKMLEEREKKLKREITDADVLSGIADTAGRSGEASVRRSKSGIMVKGIHDLAVRFSKCCNPVPGDEIVGFVTRGRGVSIHRTDCVNIINLPEDERSRMIDAEWQMAEGAGSNEQYSTEIKIFANNRIGMFADISKVFTEKQIDITSMNVRTSKQGKATIIMTFDIHGTDELNRLTDKIRQIEGVLDIERTTG, from the coding sequence ATGGCAAATGAGGGAACAAAAGAAAAACTGGATATCGAATTGGAAGCGCCGGCCGACTTTACCAGCCCTGAAGTGCTGTATCAGGACTTGATTAATACAATTCGTAAATATCATCCGTCGGATGATATCACCATGATCGAAAAGGCTTACAGGATTGCGGACGAGGCCCATAAGGAACAGAAGCGCAAATCCGGGGAGCCCTATATCATCCATCCGCTCTGCGTGGCCATTATACTGGCCGATTTGGAGATGGATAAGGAGACCATTGCGGCAGGGCTTCTTCATGATGTGGTGGAGGATACCATCATGACCCTGGAGCAGCTGACCAAGGAGTTTGGCTCCGAGGTTTCCTTCCTGGTGGACGGTGTCACCAAGCTGACACAGTTAAACTGGGATAAGGACAAGGTGGAAATCCAGGCAGACAACCTGCGCAAGATGTTTTTGGCCATGGCAAAGGACATCCGCGTCATTATCATCAAGCTGGCGGACCGTCTCCACAATATGAGGACCGGTCAGTACTGGAAGCCGGAGAAGCAAAAGGAAAAAGCCAGGGAAACCATGGAGATCTATGCTCCCATCGCTGACAGACTGGGTATTTCCAAGATTAAGATTGAACTGGACGATCTGTCCCTTAAGTTCCTTCAGCCGGATGTATATTACGACCTGGTGGAGAAGGTGGCCCTCCGCAAGGATACAAGAGAGGCCTTTGTCCAGGAAATCGTGGATGAGGTCAAGAGCCATATGGAGGATGCGGGCATTGAGGCCACTGTGGGCGGACGTGTGAAGCATTTTTTCAGTATCTATAAAAAGATGGTGAACCAGAATAAGACTCTGGACCAGATATATGATTTGTTCGCAGTGCGCATCATGGTGGAGACCGTGAAGGACTGCTATGCTGCCCTGGGTGTCATCCATGAGATGTATAAGCCCATTCCGGGCCGTTTTAAAGACTATATAGCCATGCCAAAACAGAATATGTACCAGTCCCTGCACACCACCCTGATTGGAAGCAACGGGCAGCCTTTTGAGATACAGATCCGCACCTATGAGATGCACAGGACAGCGGAATACGGTATCGCCGCCCACTGGAAATATAAGGAGAGCGGAAGCGGACAGGTGGCTGCGGGAAGCGCGGAGGCAAAGCTCAGCTGGCTGCGCCAGATTCTGGAGTGGCAGAGGGATACGGACGATTCCAAGGAATTCCTGAGTATGGTCAAGGGGGATTTGGATCTGTTCTCCGACAGTGTGTACTGCTTTACACCGTCAGGGGATGTAAAGACCCTGCCCAGCGGTTCCACTCCCATTGACTTTGCATATTGTATACACAGCGCGGTGGGAAATAAGATGGTGGGAGCCAGGGTCAACGGCAAGCTGGTGCCCATCGAATATGTGATTCAAAACGGCGACCAGCTGGAAATCATCACATCCCAGAATTCCAAGGGACCCAGCCGGGACTGGCTGGGCATTGTGAAGAGTACCCAGGCCAAGAATAAGATTAACCAGTGGTTCAAGAGCCAGATGAAGGAAGACAACATCGTCAGGGGCCGGGACCAGATTGAACGCTACTGTAAGGCAAAGGGCATTAATTGGTCTGAAATCGGCAAGCCTGAGTTCATGGAAAAGGTTATGAACCGGTATGCCTATAAGGATTGGGATTCCGTTCTGGCATCCATTGGACACGGGGGCCTGAAAGAGGGCCAGGTCATCAATAAGATGCTGGAGGAGCGGGAGAAGAAGTTAAAGAGGGAGATTACGGATGCGGATGTGCTCAGCGGAATTGCCGACACAGCGGGAAGGTCTGGTGAGGCCAGCGTCCGCAGATCAAAGAGCGGCATCATGGTCAAGGGAATCCATGACCTGGCGGTCCGCTTCTCCAAGTGCTGCAACCCGGTGCCGGGGGACGAAATCGTAGGATTTGTCACCAGGGGCCGGGGCGTATCCATCCACCGCACGGACTGCGTGAACATCATCAACCTGCCGGAGGATGAACGCAGCAGGATGATTGACGCAGAATGGCAGATGGCGGAGGGAGCCGGCAGCAATGAGCAGTACTCCACGGAAATCAAGATATTTGCCAATAACCGGATTGGTATGTTTGCAGATATATCCAAGGTCTTTACGGAAAAGCAGATTGACATTACTTCCATGAATGTAAGGACCAGCAAGCAGGGCAAGGCCACCATCATCATGACATTTGACATTCATGGGACCGATGAGCTGAACCGGCTGACCGATAAGATACGCCAGATTGAGGGCGTTCTGGATATAGAGAGAACAACAGGATAG
- a CDS encoding adenine phosphoribosyltransferase — MKKLEEYVRSIPDFPEPGIIFRDVTSILQDADGLHMAVDSLIDMVKDLDYDLVIGPESRGFIFGVPVAYAQHKGFVPVRKKGKLPCETIAMEYDLEYGQATIEMHKDAIRPGQKVIIVDDLIATGGTTEAIVKLIEQLGGQVVKICFVMELKGLNGREHLKGYDVDSAIIYEGK; from the coding sequence ATGAAAAAGTTAGAAGAGTATGTAAGAAGCATACCGGATTTTCCGGAGCCTGGAATCATATTCCGGGATGTGACCAGCATCCTGCAGGACGCGGACGGGCTTCACATGGCAGTGGACAGTCTGATTGACATGGTGAAGGACCTGGATTACGACCTGGTGATAGGTCCGGAATCAAGGGGATTTATCTTTGGAGTGCCGGTGGCCTATGCACAGCACAAGGGATTTGTGCCTGTGCGCAAAAAGGGAAAGCTTCCCTGCGAGACCATTGCCATGGAATATGATCTGGAATACGGACAGGCAACCATTGAAATGCACAAGGATGCCATCCGTCCGGGCCAGAAGGTAATCATTGTGGACGACCTGATCGCCACGGGAGGCACCACCGAGGCGATTGTGAAGCTGATTGAGCAGCTGGGCGGACAGGTGGTAAAGATCTGCTTTGTCATGGAGCTGAAAGGGCTGAACGGGCGGGAGCATCTGAAGGGATATGATGTGGATTCCGCGATTATTTATGAAGGCAAGTAG
- a CDS encoding LacI family DNA-binding transcriptional regulator, translating to MAVTIKDIAKRAGVSYSTVSRALNGIGVENTESRKNILRLAQEMGYVPNQAAINLKKSRSYVIGLYFSTISKMTSPFVLHDVLTGVYSVAGSKYNVVVKGIDMHEPGTLNPSYFDGIIVLSQRSEDMEFMNEVLDKKIPMAVICRAVDVDAPNVTTDEALAMERAMDYLLENGHRNIGIIEGNPGLDSSRLRRRGWRTSMTSHGLDPDALPVISGNYRYASGYTAAKQLLAFRPTALLCFNDEMAFGARTAIVEAGLKVPDDVSLVGFDNWDMSGYSDMHLTTVERNMGEIAKEGARVLLRRLDEGIIDNRRIYLNNKLIIRDTVKNLNVEERKPS from the coding sequence ATGGCAGTGACGATAAAGGATATCGCGAAAAGGGCAGGGGTTTCCTATTCCACGGTATCCAGGGCCTTAAACGGCATAGGAGTGGAGAACACGGAAAGCAGGAAGAATATACTGCGCCTGGCCCAGGAGATGGGGTATGTGCCAAACCAGGCGGCCATCAACCTGAAGAAGTCCAGATCCTATGTAATAGGGCTGTATTTCTCTACCATCAGTAAGATGACATCGCCGTTTGTGCTCCACGACGTGCTGACAGGGGTTTACAGTGTTGCGGGAAGCAAGTATAATGTAGTGGTTAAAGGTATTGATATGCACGAACCCGGAACACTGAATCCCAGCTATTTTGACGGAATCATCGTATTGTCCCAGCGAAGCGAGGACATGGAGTTTATGAATGAGGTCCTGGACAAAAAGATTCCCATGGCAGTCATCTGCCGGGCCGTGGACGTGGACGCGCCCAATGTGACCACGGATGAGGCCCTTGCCATGGAACGGGCCATGGACTATCTGCTGGAGAACGGACACCGGAACATCGGCATCATAGAAGGAAATCCGGGACTGGATTCCAGCCGGCTGCGCCGCAGGGGATGGAGGACGTCCATGACCAGCCACGGACTGGATCCGGATGCCCTTCCCGTCATCAGCGGCAATTACCGGTATGCCAGCGGATATACCGCGGCAAAACAGCTTCTCGCCTTCCGGCCCACGGCCCTGCTGTGCTTTAACGATGAGATGGCTTTTGGAGCCAGGACAGCCATTGTGGAGGCCGGTCTTAAGGTACCGGACGATGTTTCCCTGGTGGGCTTTGACAACTGGGATATGTCAGGCTATTCGGATATGCATTTGACCACAGTGGAGCGCAACATGGGTGAGATTGCCAAAGAGGGAGCCAGGGTGCTGCTCAGGCGCCTGGATGAGGGAATCATCGACAACCGGAGGATTTACCTGAACAATAAGCTGATTATCAGGGATACGGTTAAGAATCTGAATGTGGAAGAGAGGAAACCATCATGA
- a CDS encoding glycoside hydrolase family 28 protein, producing MDLKVIYKNARCAVLEIEDGGTYETSRMYRIYLNGEFIRETGKAVTSIYNLKPDTGYQVEARSGDGLVFKTSFATDSEYVTLDVRDFGAKGDGIQDDTLFIQAAIMACPEKSRVLIPAGTYRIVSLFLKDNVNIELAEGAVLSAYTDRTRFPVFQGMIQSYDEQGEYNLGTWEGNPLPMFTGIITGVNVKEAVIYGQGIIDGNAGTGEGNWWHEPKVIHTACRPRMIFLERCRQVTVQGITVRNSPSWNIHPYFSDHLRFFDLKVLSPKDSPNTDGLDPESCKDVEIAGVCFSVGDDCIAVKSGKIYMGSTYKCPSKNISIRRCCMRDGHGSVTIGSEMAGGVKDLTVKDCMFLHTDRGLRIKTRRGRGKDAVVDKIVFEHIRMDHVMTPFVINCFYFCDPDGHSEYVRTKEALPVDDKTPFIKSLCFRDIEAENCHVAAAYMYGLPEQRIGRVEMERVRVSYAASAREGQPAMMDGCDSHICRMGIYANQIEELVLKDVKVEGQDGPAVITENIGCVCGSI from the coding sequence ATGGATTTAAAGGTGATTTATAAAAATGCGCGCTGCGCCGTACTGGAGATAGAGGACGGAGGCACATATGAAACCAGCCGGATGTACCGCATTTATCTGAATGGGGAATTCATCCGGGAAACAGGAAAAGCTGTCACAAGTATTTATAATCTGAAACCGGATACCGGCTATCAGGTGGAGGCCAGAAGCGGAGATGGCCTTGTGTTTAAGACCTCCTTTGCCACGGACAGTGAATACGTGACATTGGATGTGCGTGATTTTGGGGCAAAGGGAGACGGAATTCAGGATGACACCCTGTTTATCCAGGCTGCCATTATGGCCTGCCCTGAAAAGAGCCGGGTCCTGATTCCGGCCGGGACCTACCGGATAGTGTCCCTGTTTTTAAAGGATAATGTGAACATTGAGCTGGCTGAGGGGGCGGTGCTGTCCGCGTATACGGACCGGACCCGTTTTCCTGTGTTTCAGGGCATGATCCAGAGCTATGACGAGCAGGGCGAATACAATCTGGGCACATGGGAGGGCAATCCGCTGCCCATGTTTACCGGCATCATAACTGGCGTGAACGTGAAGGAAGCCGTTATCTACGGACAGGGAATCATAGACGGGAACGCGGGGACAGGTGAGGGGAACTGGTGGCATGAGCCCAAGGTGATACACACGGCCTGCCGCCCCAGGATGATTTTCCTGGAGAGGTGCCGGCAGGTGACGGTTCAGGGAATCACAGTGAGGAACAGTCCCAGCTGGAACATCCATCCCTATTTTTCCGACCACTTAAGATTCTTTGACCTTAAGGTGCTGAGTCCCAAGGATTCGCCCAACACGGACGGACTGGACCCGGAATCCTGCAAGGATGTGGAGATTGCCGGCGTCTGCTTCTCTGTGGGAGATGACTGCATCGCCGTAAAGTCGGGAAAAATCTATATGGGTTCCACCTATAAATGTCCGTCAAAGAACATTTCCATCCGAAGATGCTGTATGCGGGACGGCCATGGATCTGTTACCATCGGAAGCGAGATGGCGGGCGGGGTAAAGGACCTGACTGTCAAGGACTGTATGTTCCTGCACACGGACAGAGGACTGCGCATCAAGACGCGCAGGGGCAGAGGAAAGGATGCCGTGGTGGACAAAATTGTCTTTGAACACATCCGCATGGACCATGTGATGACCCCCTTTGTCATCAACTGTTTCTATTTTTGTGACCCGGACGGACACAGCGAGTATGTGCGCACAAAGGAAGCGCTTCCGGTGGATGACAAAACGCCTTTTATCAAGAGCCTGTGTTTTAGGGATATAGAGGCGGAGAACTGCCATGTGGCGGCTGCCTACATGTATGGTCTTCCGGAACAGCGGATTGGACGGGTGGAGATGGAGCGTGTCCGCGTCAGCTATGCTGCGTCTGCCAGGGAAGGGCAGCCCGCCATGATGGATGGCTGTGACTCCCATATATGCCGCATGGGAATCTACGCCAATCAGATTGAGGAGCTGGTTCTCAAGGACGTGAAGGTGGAGGGACAGGACGGTCCGGCCGTCATCACGGAAAATATCGGCTGTGTCTGCGGAAGCATTTGA
- a CDS encoding carbohydrate ABC transporter permease gives MTRETKRKVSTAIRYTLLILVGFIMVYPLIWMVGATFKTNSEIFTSAWFLPKNPVFDGYSNAFKSYGGKISLITSLINTYKIVLPKVIFTVVSATIAAYGFGRFDFKGKKIFFAMLMSTLFLPQVVLNAPQYIMFNKWKWVNTYLPLIVPSLFAADTYFVFMLIQFLRGVPKELEEAAKIDGCNTLKTLWYVIVPMLKPSLVSCALFQFMWTNNDFQGPLIYIADMQKYTNSVYLRMSMDGDVGFQWNRILAMSLISIVPSLIVFFCAQDSFIDGIAAGGVKG, from the coding sequence ATGACAAGAGAGACAAAACGGAAGGTCAGCACGGCAATCCGCTACACTCTGCTGATTCTGGTGGGATTCATCATGGTATACCCTCTAATCTGGATGGTTGGGGCCACCTTTAAGACCAACTCCGAAATATTTACCAGCGCATGGTTTCTGCCTAAGAACCCTGTGTTCGACGGGTACAGCAATGCCTTTAAGAGCTATGGAGGCAAGATATCCCTGATTACCTCCCTGATTAATACATATAAAATTGTGCTTCCCAAGGTGATTTTCACCGTGGTGTCCGCCACCATCGCGGCCTATGGATTCGGGCGGTTTGACTTTAAGGGAAAGAAAATTTTCTTTGCTATGCTGATGTCCACCCTGTTTCTTCCTCAGGTGGTTCTCAATGCGCCCCAGTACATCATGTTTAACAAATGGAAATGGGTCAACACCTATCTTCCTCTGATTGTACCTTCCCTGTTCGCGGCGGATACCTATTTCGTATTTATGCTGATTCAGTTCCTCAGGGGAGTGCCAAAGGAGCTGGAGGAAGCCGCCAAGATTGACGGCTGCAACACATTAAAGACACTGTGGTACGTGATTGTTCCTATGCTGAAGCCGTCTCTGGTGTCCTGCGCCCTGTTCCAGTTCATGTGGACCAACAATGATTTTCAGGGGCCGCTGATTTACATTGCGGATATGCAGAAATATACGAACTCCGTATACCTGCGCATGTCCATGGACGGAGATGTGGGCTTCCAGTGGAACCGTATCCTGGCCATGTCCCTGATTTCCATTGTACCATCGCTGATTGTATTCTTCTGCGCACAGGATTCTTTCATTGACGGTATTGCGGCAGGCGGTGTTAAGGGTTAA
- a CDS encoding carbohydrate ABC transporter permease: MKKRKGFWALNIGLLYILPWLVGFLLFKVYPFASSLYYSFTNYDLFNGITKTGLLNYEKIFTDEDIIRAFEVTFKYAIFDVPLKLAFALFIAYILNFKLKGVNFFRTAYYIPSILGGSIAIAILWRAVFNTDGLINTVITFFGGPKINWMAGANSALFVIVLLRVWQFGSAMVIFLAALKGVSEDLYEAASIDGAGKWTQFFKITVPLITPVIFYNLITQLCQAFQEFNAPFLVTKGGPNGATTLISMLIYNNAFLRHKMGMASAQAWILFLIVMTLTAVAFISQKKWVYYSDEEGR; the protein is encoded by the coding sequence ATGAAAAAAAGGAAAGGATTCTGGGCGTTGAATATCGGCCTGCTTTACATTCTGCCATGGCTGGTTGGATTTCTTCTGTTCAAGGTATATCCATTTGCATCTTCGCTGTATTACAGCTTTACCAACTATGATTTGTTCAACGGAATAACAAAGACCGGACTTCTGAACTACGAGAAGATATTTACGGATGAGGATATCATCAGGGCATTTGAGGTGACATTCAAATATGCGATCTTTGATGTGCCCTTAAAGCTGGCGTTTGCCCTCTTTATCGCATATATCCTCAACTTCAAGCTGAAGGGTGTAAATTTTTTCAGGACAGCATATTATATCCCGTCTATCCTGGGCGGTTCCATCGCCATTGCCATTCTCTGGAGGGCTGTGTTCAATACGGATGGACTGATTAACACGGTAATCACATTCTTCGGAGGTCCCAAGATTAACTGGATGGCCGGCGCCAACAGCGCGTTGTTTGTGATTGTGCTTCTGCGTGTCTGGCAGTTTGGTTCCGCAATGGTTATTTTCCTGGCAGCCTTAAAGGGCGTGTCCGAAGACTTGTATGAGGCTGCCTCCATTGACGGCGCAGGCAAGTGGACCCAGTTCTTTAAGATTACGGTACCCCTTATCACACCGGTTATTTTCTATAACCTGATTACCCAGCTCTGCCAGGCATTCCAGGAGTTTAACGCCCCGTTCCTGGTGACAAAGGGCGGGCCAAACGGCGCAACCACCTTGATTTCCATGCTGATTTACAACAATGCATTCCTGCGCCATAAGATGGGAATGGCCAGCGCACAGGCATGGATTCTGTTCCTGATTGTCATGACGCTGACAGCGGTGGCATTTATCAGCCAGAAAAAATGGGTGTATTATTCAGACGAGGAAGGGAGGTAG
- a CDS encoding ABC transporter substrate-binding protein produces MMKKNLKKAVSLALASVMALSLTACKGGSGSGTTTAAQAESKEAESGSEDVTIKFCWWGGDSRHEATEKAVDAFMAKYPNIKVECEYGAWTGWEEKQSLAIQGGNAADVMQINWNWITSYSGNGTNFANLEDYSDVLDLTQFSQDSLDQCKADGKLMAVPVALTGRLFYWNKTTFDEVGCEIPTDEASLLEAGAKFKAYNEDYYPLAMMEYDRAIFLVYYLESVYGKPWVENGELQYTAEEIQAGMDFMTKLEEAHVIPTIAILQGDMADSLDKNAKVIDGKYAGVFEWDSAVSKVQKAIAESTTKPGQELVIGDFLKFGDYDGGFTKISMALAVSANSAHPKEAAMLINYLLNDDEAIEICGTERGIPCSAEGVKILEEKGIGDKLVMEANAKVLAHSKFPLDPMFEHNDLKANPDGVYYKVFGKLSAGDITSAQAAEDLMKGIDDCYNF; encoded by the coding sequence ATGATGAAGAAGAACCTGAAAAAAGCAGTGTCCCTGGCCCTGGCATCTGTAATGGCATTATCACTGACAGCCTGCAAAGGCGGCAGCGGCAGCGGGACCACTACGGCGGCACAGGCAGAAAGCAAGGAAGCAGAGAGCGGATCTGAGGACGTGACCATCAAGTTCTGCTGGTGGGGCGGTGACTCCAGACATGAGGCAACTGAGAAGGCAGTGGACGCATTCATGGCAAAGTATCCTAACATTAAGGTGGAATGCGAATACGGAGCCTGGACCGGATGGGAAGAGAAGCAGTCCCTTGCCATTCAGGGAGGAAATGCGGCTGATGTTATGCAGATTAACTGGAACTGGATTACATCCTACAGCGGCAACGGGACCAACTTTGCAAATCTGGAGGACTACAGCGATGTCCTGGACCTGACCCAGTTTTCCCAGGACAGCCTGGACCAGTGCAAGGCAGACGGCAAGCTGATGGCAGTGCCGGTGGCCCTGACAGGACGTCTGTTCTACTGGAATAAGACCACCTTTGATGAGGTTGGATGTGAGATTCCCACAGATGAAGCTTCCCTCCTGGAGGCGGGCGCTAAGTTTAAGGCTTATAATGAAGACTATTATCCTCTGGCCATGATGGAATATGACAGGGCCATCTTCCTGGTATACTATCTGGAGAGCGTATACGGCAAGCCATGGGTTGAGAACGGGGAGCTTCAGTACACGGCCGAGGAGATTCAGGCAGGCATGGACTTTATGACAAAGCTGGAGGAAGCCCATGTGATTCCCACCATCGCTATCCTTCAGGGCGATATGGCGGATTCCTTAGATAAGAACGCAAAGGTAATCGACGGCAAATATGCAGGCGTATTTGAGTGGGATTCCGCGGTTTCCAAGGTACAGAAGGCAATCGCGGAGAGCACCACAAAGCCGGGCCAGGAGCTGGTTATCGGAGACTTCCTTAAGTTCGGCGATTACGACGGCGGCTTTACCAAGATTTCCATGGCGCTGGCAGTATCCGCAAATTCAGCGCATCCAAAGGAAGCGGCCATGCTGATTAACTACTTATTAAATGATGATGAGGCAATTGAAATCTGCGGTACTGAGCGCGGCATTCCATGCTCCGCGGAGGGTGTAAAGATTCTGGAGGAAAAGGGAATCGGTGATAAGCTGGTAATGGAGGCCAACGCAAAGGTTCTGGCCCATTCCAAATTCCCTCTGGACCCCATGTTTGAGCACAATGACCTGAAGGCCAATCCTGACGGTGTATATTACAAGGTATTTGGAAAGCTGAGCGCAGGCGACATTACTTCCGCCCAAGCAGCGGAGGATTTGATGAAGGGTATTGACGATTGTTATAACTTCTGA
- a CDS encoding glycoside hydrolase family 88/105 protein: protein MKILDRYIDQLIEQSTPEAPVWNIEKIREGSKSTWNYIDGCMIKAIIELYLITRNRRYLNFADAFTGRFVREDGSIESYDPKEYNLDNVNAGKTLFDLYKLTGKEKYRRAMDTVYSQLEEQPRTSTGNFWHKKIYPNQIWLDGLYMAQPFYMQYEAEYNGCKNCEDSYQQFLQVYDRMRDPLNGLYYHAYDDSRQMFWCDKVTGLSENFWLRAMGWYAMALIDTMEVMPESMTCQKARLNAIYKELIDAMLPYQDQATGMWYQVVNRGGIAPNYLEESGSAIFAYVIMKSVRLHYLPDDYFKYGQKAFEGICSTYLSEKDGSLQLGGICLVAGLGNTDMREGTFEYYMREPVVENEAKGIAPLILAYIETMFRRQP, encoded by the coding sequence ATGAAAATACTGGACCGTTACATCGACCAGCTGATTGAGCAGAGCACCCCTGAGGCCCCCGTGTGGAACATTGAAAAAATCCGGGAGGGTTCAAAATCTACCTGGAACTATATTGACGGCTGCATGATTAAGGCCATTATCGAACTCTACCTTATAACCAGGAACCGCCGGTATCTGAACTTCGCAGACGCCTTCACCGGCCGCTTTGTAAGGGAGGACGGCTCCATTGAATCCTATGATCCAAAGGAGTATAACCTGGATAATGTAAACGCCGGCAAAACCCTGTTCGACCTTTACAAGCTGACCGGAAAAGAAAAATACAGGAGGGCCATGGATACTGTATACAGCCAGCTAGAGGAACAGCCCCGCACATCCACAGGAAACTTCTGGCATAAGAAAATCTATCCCAACCAGATATGGCTGGACGGGCTTTACATGGCCCAGCCCTTCTATATGCAGTACGAGGCAGAGTATAACGGCTGCAAAAACTGCGAGGATTCATACCAGCAGTTCCTCCAGGTATACGATCGGATGAGGGATCCACTCAACGGGCTGTATTACCATGCCTACGATGATTCACGCCAGATGTTCTGGTGCGATAAGGTGACCGGACTGTCGGAGAACTTCTGGCTCAGGGCCATGGGCTGGTATGCCATGGCGCTCATCGACACCATGGAAGTCATGCCGGAATCCATGACCTGCCAGAAGGCGCGGTTAAACGCCATCTATAAAGAACTGATTGACGCCATGCTTCCCTACCAGGACCAGGCCACCGGCATGTGGTACCAGGTGGTAAACCGGGGAGGTATCGCCCCCAACTACCTGGAGGAATCCGGCTCCGCCATATTCGCCTATGTCATCATGAAAAGCGTACGCCTCCATTACCTTCCCGACGACTATTTTAAATACGGCCAAAAGGCATTTGAGGGAATATGCAGCACATACCTCTCCGAGAAAGACGGCAGTCTCCAGCTGGGCGGCATCTGCCTGGTTGCCGGGCTGGGCAACACGGACATGCGGGAGGGCACCTTTGAATACTATATGAGGGAGCCTGTGGTTGAAAATGAAGCCAAGGGAATCGCTCCCCTTATCCTGGCGTACATTGAGACCATGTTTCGGCGCCAGCCATAA
- a CDS encoding alpha/beta hydrolase, producing the protein MNIKHFNIMVTEQECGHARASLKPADLTAYLLDRLPHKPELLRPAVVLCAGGGYGFVSPREDQPVAMEFLAAGCQVFSLHYSVAPETFPVALMELAKSVAFVKSHAREWNIDTDRIIVCGFSAGGHLAACLGMMWNREFLYGPLNAAPEDIQPTGMILCYPVITSGEFGHKRSFEQLLGDRAGDPRLRELVSLELQAGPQTPRTFLWHTWTDQSVPVENSLLLAQALKKAGVSLEIHIYPSGRHGLSLATDEVSDSTGDCLAPHCQGWMELAKEWIKEKDRE; encoded by the coding sequence ATGAATATAAAACATTTTAATATTATGGTTACTGAACAGGAATGCGGCCATGCAAGGGCATCCCTGAAGCCGGCGGACCTGACTGCTTATCTGTTAGATCGCCTGCCTCACAAGCCGGAGCTTCTCCGCCCGGCCGTGGTCCTGTGCGCGGGAGGCGGTTACGGTTTTGTGTCTCCCAGGGAAGACCAGCCCGTGGCCATGGAATTTCTGGCAGCGGGATGCCAGGTCTTTTCCCTGCACTACAGCGTTGCCCCGGAAACATTTCCCGTGGCCCTTATGGAGCTGGCCAAATCCGTGGCTTTCGTGAAAAGCCATGCCCGGGAATGGAATATTGACACAGATCGGATTATTGTGTGCGGTTTCTCCGCGGGAGGCCATCTGGCCGCCTGCCTGGGCATGATGTGGAACCGCGAATTTCTCTATGGCCCCCTGAATGCGGCCCCTGAGGACATACAGCCAACGGGAATGATTCTGTGCTATCCGGTTATCACATCCGGAGAATTCGGACATAAGCGCTCCTTTGAACAGCTTTTGGGAGACAGGGCCGGCGACCCCAGGCTCAGGGAACTGGTTTCCCTGGAACTTCAGGCAGGACCGCAGACGCCCAGGACCTTCCTGTGGCACACCTGGACCGACCAGTCCGTGCCTGTGGAAAATTCCCTGCTGCTGGCCCAGGCCCTGAAAAAGGCAGGCGTCAGCCTGGAAATACACATCTACCCCAGCGGACGCCACGGACTGTCCCTGGCTACGGACGAGGTCTCCGACAGCACGGGCGACTGCCTCGCGCCCCACTGTCAGGGCTGGATGGAACTGGCAAAAGAATGGATAAAAGAAAAGGACAGGGAATGA